From Candidatus Sphingomonas colombiensis, one genomic window encodes:
- a CDS encoding HAMP domain-containing sensor histidine kinase, with protein sequence MQRRYKSLQGRLIVAVMLPLTLLVTLLTGITGWAVRNTDLDTLDRVLVGSVRTLSLAYDQPPEVRQKIAPLIIHLLKRRARPVVNFSVYHGQQVLMGDPALRPPADYHVTDDGVVDRHPPAEFAKQARDTPMVRGYIDAEDADNVRQAAYLRDGMLHGRPARIATETRRLQDNGELVVIQIADYVDDQRIYNYGYFAQIAAEGVLVLFVAGLLVWLAIGWGLRPFAALTRQVRAAQTDPAPQFRLTLQPDMPRETVPFVESFNGLMTRLEKVNESLRQFTSSASHQMRTPLAVARVHLDVLRRAGPHAPTASAAICDITYAVESLERLLLQLIALARTEEQSIAPHQRFDLTALAGRVTTDRAAQGEDDGIDILFAADGPVQALGDPGLAAELAGNLIDNAIRYNRPGGTVRVAIERQPGSARLVVEDDGPGIPESEREKVWERFYRVAREDAPPGSGLGLPIVRALAERMGASVVLASPENGTGLRVVVDFRAAR encoded by the coding sequence ATGCAGCGCCGTTACAAATCCTTGCAGGGGCGGCTGATCGTCGCGGTGATGCTGCCGCTGACCCTGCTCGTCACGCTGCTTACCGGGATCACCGGCTGGGCGGTGCGGAACACCGATCTGGATACGCTCGATCGCGTGCTCGTGGGCTCGGTCCGCACGCTCAGCCTCGCATATGACCAGCCGCCGGAAGTGCGGCAGAAGATCGCCCCGCTGATCATCCACCTGCTCAAGCGACGCGCGCGGCCGGTGGTGAATTTCAGCGTCTATCACGGGCAACAGGTGCTGATGGGCGATCCCGCGCTGCGCCCGCCGGCGGATTATCACGTGACGGACGACGGCGTGGTCGATCGCCATCCGCCCGCCGAATTCGCGAAACAGGCGCGCGATACGCCGATGGTGCGCGGCTATATCGATGCCGAGGATGCCGATAATGTGCGGCAGGCCGCCTATCTGCGCGATGGCATGTTGCACGGCCGCCCGGCGCGGATTGCCACCGAAACACGCCGGTTGCAGGATAATGGCGAACTCGTCGTGATTCAGATCGCCGATTATGTCGATGATCAGCGCATCTACAATTACGGCTATTTCGCGCAGATCGCGGCGGAAGGCGTGCTGGTGCTGTTCGTCGCGGGGCTGCTGGTGTGGCTGGCGATCGGCTGGGGGCTGCGTCCGTTCGCTGCGCTGACGCGGCAGGTGCGTGCCGCGCAGACCGATCCCGCGCCGCAGTTTCGCCTGACGCTTCAGCCGGACATGCCGCGCGAGACGGTGCCCTTCGTCGAATCCTTCAACGGGCTGATGACGCGGCTGGAGAAAGTGAATGAGTCGCTGCGGCAATTCACCTCCAGCGCCTCGCACCAGATGCGCACGCCGCTGGCGGTGGCGCGCGTGCATCTCGATGTGCTGCGCCGCGCGGGGCCACATGCGCCGACGGCAAGTGCCGCGATCTGCGACATCACCTATGCTGTGGAATCGCTCGAACGGCTGCTGCTCCAGCTGATCGCGCTGGCGCGTACCGAGGAGCAGTCGATCGCGCCGCACCAGCGGTTCGATCTCACCGCGCTTGCCGGGCGGGTAACCACGGATCGCGCCGCGCAAGGGGAGGATGACGGGATCGACATCCTGTTCGCCGCCGATGGGCCGGTTCAGGCGCTGGGAGATCCTGGCCTTGCGGCAGAGCTTGCCGGCAATCTGATCGACAATGCGATCCGCTATAATCGACCCGGCGGGACGGTGCGGGTCGCGATCGAGCGGCAGCCCGGCAGCGCGCGCCTCGTCGTGGAGGATGACGGCCCCGGCATTCCCGAAAGCGAGCGGGAAAAGGTGTGGGAACGCTTCTATCGCGTCGCGCGGGAGGATGCCCCGCCCGGCAGCGGGCTGGGCCTGCCGATCGTTCGCGCGCTGGCGGAACGGATGGGGGCCAGCGTCGTGCTCGCGTCGCCCGAAAACGGCACGGGTCTGCGCGTCGTCGTGGATTTTCGCGCGGCGCGATAG
- a CDS encoding CapA family protein, producing MAAGRLGWMAASRVALAAAAVAMTTIVTPAMAKERDALTITPVPSTPIAGQFTLTAVGDLIYLRPMLATIEKKSPEMLRILRRADVTFGNFEEVVFDLPTFKGAPQAESGGTWMLGDPKVVDDLVSMGFDIVSTANNHATDWGAEGLIETNKRLDAAKLVHAGTGRTMAEARAPKFLDAPHGRIGLVSATSTFTPMTPAADPLGMVPGRPGANVIRTTEIGLVSDADLAVLARIAGTKLDAAVKLGERIYRATPSPQAPVTIEYEPNKKDEAGNLRSIRQAKQNGNFVVFSFHNHEPNEATQEPPAFTVDFAHRAIEEGADSFIAHGPHQLRGIEIYKGKPIFYSLGNFAMMNNSLDHLPADMYEQFGVNPSDVTAPEFLQARGSAIFGDPNLYESVIAESRYVDGQIAEIRLYPVDLGVSATGAERGVPHLADATVGARILARLARLSAPFGTKIAIEKGIGVIRVSSAGK from the coding sequence ATGGCGGCTGGGCGTTTGGGATGGATGGCGGCTTCGCGTGTCGCGCTCGCGGCGGCGGCGGTGGCGATGACCACGATCGTCACGCCGGCGATGGCGAAGGAGCGCGACGCGCTGACGATCACGCCGGTGCCGAGCACGCCGATCGCGGGCCAGTTCACGCTCACCGCCGTCGGTGATCTGATCTATCTTCGCCCGATGCTCGCGACGATCGAGAAGAAGTCGCCGGAAATGCTCCGCATCCTGCGTCGCGCGGACGTGACTTTCGGCAATTTCGAGGAAGTCGTCTTCGATCTGCCCACCTTCAAGGGCGCGCCGCAGGCGGAATCCGGCGGCACCTGGATGCTCGGCGATCCGAAGGTGGTCGACGATCTCGTGTCGATGGGCTTCGATATCGTCAGCACCGCGAACAACCATGCGACCGATTGGGGCGCGGAAGGGCTGATCGAGACGAACAAGCGGCTCGACGCGGCGAAGCTGGTCCACGCCGGCACCGGGCGCACCATGGCCGAAGCGCGCGCGCCGAAATTCCTCGATGCGCCGCATGGTCGCATCGGGCTGGTCTCCGCCACGTCCACCTTTACGCCGATGACGCCGGCGGCGGATCCGCTCGGCATGGTGCCGGGGCGGCCGGGCGCCAATGTGATCCGCACGACGGAGATCGGGTTGGTTTCCGATGCCGATCTCGCCGTGCTGGCGCGCATCGCGGGCACGAAGCTGGATGCGGCGGTGAAGCTCGGCGAACGCATTTATCGCGCCACGCCGTCGCCGCAGGCGCCGGTGACGATCGAATATGAGCCGAACAAGAAGGACGAGGCGGGCAATCTGCGCTCGATCCGTCAGGCGAAGCAGAACGGAAATTTCGTCGTCTTCTCGTTCCACAATCACGAGCCCAATGAAGCGACGCAGGAGCCGCCCGCTTTCACCGTCGATTTCGCGCATCGCGCGATCGAAGAGGGCGCGGATTCGTTCATCGCCCATGGCCCGCACCAGCTGCGCGGGATCGAGATCTACAAGGGCAAGCCGATCTTCTATTCGCTCGGCAACTTCGCGATGATGAACAACTCGCTCGATCACCTGCCGGCCGACATGTACGAGCAGTTCGGCGTCAATCCGTCCGACGTGACCGCGCCGGAATTCCTTCAGGCGCGCGGCTCGGCGATCTTCGGCGATCCCAATCTCTATGAATCGGTGATCGCCGAAAGCCGTTACGTCGATGGGCAGATCGCGGAGATCCGCCTCTATCCGGTCGATCTCGGGGTGAGCGCGACGGGCGCGGAGCGTGGCGTGCCGCATCTGGCGGACGCGACCGTCGGCGCGCGCATTCTCGCCCGTCTTGCGCGGCTTTCCGCGCCGTTCGGCACGAAGATCGCTATCGAAAAGGGCATCGGCGTCATTCGCGTTTCCAGCGCGGGAAAATGA
- a CDS encoding M20/M25/M40 family metallo-hydrolase, producing the protein MNRFQLAFSTCLPVFAMLGATPVAAKPAAGAESAMRALYASRPFDVARKSLAADYDRMVSEITTLTEIPAPPFKEATRAAAYLEMLRAAGLQDVEMDAEGNVMGLRKGTGGGPLLVVAAHLDTVFPEGTPIKVRREGDYLLAPGIGDDTSSLPVLLAFIRALDKAGIRTKSDILFMGDVGEEGPGDLRGMRHLFTKGKYKDRIAQFISVEPGRDRVTNGGVGSKRYKVTFKGPGGHSYGAFGLVSPAFAMGDAMVEFGKMKVPAKPRTTFNVGVVEGGTSVNSIPFETAMTVDMRSESKDELAKADAYLHSILPGAVDRENAARSTARGKISYEAKLIGDRPVGHTADDNALVQTAYAAIALGGGQPALESSSTDANMAMSLGIPAVTIGSGFASERSHSPDERLKLDREDTVRYMTMSLATVIGAAGLAK; encoded by the coding sequence ATGAATCGTTTCCAGCTTGCCTTTTCCACGTGCCTGCCGGTTTTCGCCATGCTCGGCGCGACGCCCGTGGCCGCCAAGCCCGCGGCGGGCGCCGAAAGCGCGATGCGCGCGCTTTATGCCAGCCGTCCGTTCGATGTCGCGCGCAAGTCGCTCGCGGCGGATTATGATCGCATGGTCAGCGAGATCACCACGCTGACCGAAATCCCCGCACCGCCGTTCAAGGAAGCGACGCGCGCCGCCGCTTATCTGGAGATGCTGCGCGCCGCCGGTCTTCAGGACGTGGAGATGGATGCCGAGGGCAATGTGATGGGGCTGCGCAAGGGCACCGGCGGCGGCCCGCTGCTGGTCGTCGCGGCGCACCTCGATACGGTTTTCCCCGAAGGCACGCCGATCAAGGTGCGCCGCGAGGGCGATTACCTCCTCGCGCCGGGCATCGGCGACGATACCAGCAGCCTGCCGGTGCTGCTGGCCTTCATCCGCGCGCTCGACAAGGCGGGCATCCGCACCAAGAGCGACATCCTGTTCATGGGCGATGTCGGCGAGGAAGGGCCGGGCGACCTGCGCGGGATGCGGCACCTGTTCACCAAGGGCAAATACAAGGACCGCATCGCGCAGTTCATCTCGGTCGAGCCGGGCCGCGATCGCGTGACCAACGGCGGCGTCGGGTCGAAGCGGTACAAGGTCACCTTCAAGGGGCCGGGCGGGCACAGCTATGGCGCGTTCGGGCTGGTCAGCCCGGCCTTCGCGATGGGCGACGCGATGGTCGAATTCGGCAAGATGAAGGTGCCGGCGAAGCCGCGCACCACGTTCAACGTCGGCGTGGTCGAGGGGGGCACCTCGGTCAACTCGATCCCGTTCGAAACCGCGATGACGGTGGACATGCGCTCCGAGAGCAAGGACGAACTGGCGAAGGCGGACGCCTATCTCCATTCGATCCTGCCCGGCGCGGTGGATCGCGAGAACGCCGCCCGCTCCACGGCGCGCGGCAAGATCAGCTATGAGGCGAAGCTGATCGGCGATCGCCCGGTCGGCCATACCGCCGACGATAATGCGCTGGTGCAGACCGCTTATGCCGCGATCGCGCTGGGCGGTGGCCAGCCCGCGCTGGAGAGCAGCTCGACCGATGCCAATATGGCGATGAGCCTCGGCATTCCGGCGGTCACGATCGGATCGGGCTTCGCCTCCGAGCGTTCGCACTCCCCCGACGAGCGGCTGAAGCTCGATCGCGAGGATACCGTGCGTTACATGACGATGAGCCTCGCCACCGTCATCGGTGCGGCCGGCCTCGCAAAGTAA
- a CDS encoding M3 family metallopeptidase produces the protein MAFRFLISSALLAGTACLALPAAAQSGRANPFAAPSTLPFQAPRFDQINDSDYQPAFDTAMQQQLAEVAKIADNPAAPTFDNTIVALERSGRMLERVNLAFFGVVQANTNDTLDKVQEAVAPKLSQHQDAINLNPKLFRRVKAVWDKRAALKLTPEQAQVLKVYYDGFVHAGAELSAADQVKLKEYNTKLAGLETSFQQKLLAAAKAGALVVDDKAKLAGLDDGQIAAAGSAAHDRKLDGKWVIPLQNTTQQPSLEDMTDRTTREALFNSGWTRAEKGDANDTRTAIQQIAQLRAEKAKLLGYPNWAAYTLYDQMARTPEAASGFMRQLAAATAPAQKQEAAELQAQIDATGGKFQLKPWDWDHYSAQVRKAKYDLDQNEIKPYFELKTVLEDGVFYAANQLYGITFKKRTDIPVYQPDVTVYTVYDKDGSELGLMYFDYFKRDNKNGGAWMSNFVNQSKLLGTKPVVYNVANFTKPATGQPALISSDDVTTMFHEFGHALHGLFASQTYPAVSGTNVARDFVEFPSQFNEHWAWDPKVLAHYAKDYRTGAPMPATLVDKIKKAAKFNQGYALGEVVAAAMLDMDWHSLPAGSPKQDVDAFEAKSLAATGLDVTDVPPRYRSSYFLHIWSNGYSAGYYAYLWTQMLEHDAYHWFMANGGMNRENGQRFRDMILSKGHTEDYAPMFKAFYGKDPDVGPMLEEHGLTAPTK, from the coding sequence ATGGCATTTCGTTTTCTCATCTCGTCCGCCCTGTTAGCGGGCACCGCGTGCCTGGCCTTGCCCGCAGCGGCGCAATCCGGGCGCGCCAATCCGTTCGCCGCGCCGAGCACGCTGCCGTTCCAGGCGCCGCGCTTCGATCAGATCAACGACAGCGATTATCAGCCGGCGTTCGACACGGCGATGCAGCAACAGCTCGCCGAAGTGGCGAAGATCGCCGATAATCCGGCCGCACCAACCTTCGACAACACGATCGTCGCGCTGGAACGATCGGGCCGGATGCTGGAGCGGGTAAACCTCGCCTTCTTCGGTGTGGTGCAGGCCAACACCAACGACACGCTGGACAAGGTGCAGGAAGCCGTCGCGCCCAAATTGTCGCAGCATCAGGACGCGATCAACCTCAACCCGAAACTGTTCCGCCGCGTGAAGGCCGTGTGGGACAAGCGCGCCGCGCTGAAGCTGACGCCGGAACAGGCGCAGGTGCTGAAGGTCTATTATGACGGCTTCGTCCATGCCGGCGCGGAGCTTTCCGCCGCCGATCAGGTGAAGCTCAAGGAATACAACACCAAGCTCGCCGGGCTGGAAACGAGCTTCCAGCAGAAGCTGCTCGCCGCCGCCAAGGCCGGTGCGCTCGTGGTCGACGACAAGGCGAAGCTCGCCGGGCTGGACGATGGCCAGATCGCCGCCGCCGGGAGCGCGGCGCACGATCGCAAGCTCGACGGCAAATGGGTGATTCCGCTTCAGAACACCACCCAGCAGCCCAGCCTGGAAGACATGACCGATCGCACGACGCGCGAGGCATTGTTCAACAGCGGCTGGACCCGCGCCGAAAAGGGCGATGCCAACGACACGCGCACCGCGATCCAGCAGATCGCGCAACTCCGCGCCGAAAAGGCCAAGCTGCTCGGCTATCCGAACTGGGCAGCCTACACGCTGTACGATCAGATGGCCCGCACGCCGGAAGCCGCTTCCGGCTTCATGCGCCAGCTCGCCGCCGCGACCGCCCCGGCGCAGAAGCAGGAAGCGGCCGAGCTTCAGGCCCAGATCGACGCGACCGGCGGCAAATTCCAGCTCAAGCCATGGGATTGGGATCATTATTCCGCGCAGGTGCGCAAGGCGAAATACGATCTCGATCAAAATGAGATCAAACCGTATTTCGAACTGAAGACGGTGCTGGAGGATGGCGTATTCTATGCCGCCAACCAGCTTTACGGGATCACGTTCAAGAAACGCACCGACATCCCGGTCTATCAACCGGACGTTACGGTCTACACCGTTTACGACAAGGACGGATCAGAACTCGGCCTGATGTATTTCGACTATTTCAAGCGCGACAACAAAAACGGCGGCGCGTGGATGTCGAACTTCGTCAACCAATCCAAACTGCTGGGCACCAAGCCGGTGGTTTACAACGTCGCCAATTTCACCAAGCCCGCCACGGGCCAGCCCGCGCTGATCAGCTCGGATGACGTGACGACGATGTTCCACGAATTCGGCCACGCGCTGCACGGGCTGTTCGCGAGCCAGACCTATCCGGCGGTATCCGGCACGAATGTCGCGCGCGATTTCGTGGAATTCCCGTCGCAGTTCAACGAGCATTGGGCGTGGGATCCGAAGGTGCTGGCGCATTACGCCAAGGATTATCGTACCGGCGCGCCAATGCCCGCCACATTGGTCGACAAGATCAAGAAGGCCGCGAAGTTCAACCAGGGTTATGCGCTGGGCGAGGTCGTCGCGGCCGCGATGCTCGACATGGACTGGCATTCGCTGCCCGCCGGATCGCCGAAACAGGATGTCGACGCGTTCGAGGCGAAGTCGCTCGCCGCGACCGGGCTGGACGTGACGGACGTGCCGCCGCGTTATCGCAGCAGCTATTTCCTGCACATCTGGTCGAACGGCTATTCGGCCGGTTACTACGCCTATCTATGGACGCAGATGCTGGAGCATGACGCTTATCACTGGTTCATGGCCAATGGCGGGATGAACCGCGAGAACGGCCAGCGTTTCCGCGACATGATCCTGAGCAAGGGCCATACCGAGGATTACGCGCCGATGTTCAAGGCGTTCTACGGCAAGGATCCGGATGTCGGCCCGATGCTGGAAGAGCATGGCCTGACGGCGCCGACGAAATAG
- a CDS encoding FUSC family protein — MTRRWAVNAALFSVKCFIGAMLAYWIALRIGLTRPYWAVATSYIVAQPLAGAAVSKAIFRLIGTALGATAAVLLVPNLVNAPELLSLGLGLWLGLCLYISLQDRTPRSYIFLLAGYTASIIGFPSVEAPGAVFTTALLRVQEISLGILCGSLVQAVILPQSVTSQLLTRIEAILGDVERWTRDALGEARDEMLDRDRRRLALDINELHQLSIHLPFDTARFLPRVRTVRAFQDQLSLILPLASAAEDRIAQLRAIDALPPPAEALIARVRDWLAMPPQDVAARAALTDELLADARALEPTAAAPLAWSDALLLSLAARLADLIAAHHAVRDLREQMRSPSRRAVSPVVAAALAQTSRRAFHRDRPAALRAALGTTMTILLGCAFWIGSGWADGAGAVLISGVACALFGASDDPRPMILSFLWGTIIGVTLAAIYAFAIMPRVTDFVTLVVVLAPVLLVIGSLLTLPRAALITTGTVMGFINIVGLNDHYSADFAAFLNGALAQIVGTAFAAVTVGLFQVVGADRSVARIIRAGWREIARRSNLPGRSDVTAWVSKMLDRIGLLAPRLAAMGDDPGRPMLDALQDLRVGVTVGQLRDLRVDAGAPAEELITPVLRGVGRYYAARRLDRPPPDDAALLEGIDQAMQAFSHDEDIDVRRRAVLALTGLRRNLFPMAAPYGVPVTA, encoded by the coding sequence TTGACGCGGCGTTGGGCCGTCAACGCCGCGCTCTTCTCGGTGAAGTGTTTCATCGGCGCGATGCTGGCCTATTGGATCGCGTTGCGGATCGGATTGACGCGGCCTTATTGGGCGGTCGCCACCTCCTATATCGTGGCGCAGCCGCTGGCCGGGGCCGCCGTTTCCAAGGCGATCTTCCGCCTGATCGGCACCGCGCTCGGCGCCACCGCGGCGGTGCTGCTGGTGCCCAATCTGGTCAACGCGCCCGAACTGTTGTCGCTGGGGCTGGGGCTGTGGCTCGGGCTGTGCCTCTATATCTCGCTGCAGGACCGCACCCCGCGCAGCTACATCTTCCTGCTTGCGGGTTATACCGCGAGCATCATCGGTTTCCCGAGCGTCGAGGCACCGGGGGCGGTGTTCACCACCGCGCTGTTGCGTGTGCAGGAGATCTCGCTCGGCATCCTGTGCGGCAGTTTGGTGCAGGCGGTGATCCTCCCGCAATCCGTGACCAGCCAGTTGCTGACCCGGATCGAGGCGATCCTGGGCGACGTGGAGCGCTGGACGCGTGACGCGTTGGGCGAAGCGCGCGATGAAATGCTCGATCGCGATCGGCGGCGGCTGGCGCTCGATATCAACGAGCTGCATCAGCTTTCCATCCACCTGCCGTTCGATACCGCGCGTTTCCTGCCGCGGGTGCGCACGGTGCGCGCTTTTCAGGATCAATTGTCGTTGATCCTGCCGCTGGCGAGCGCGGCTGAGGATCGCATCGCCCAGCTTCGCGCGATCGATGCGCTGCCCCCGCCGGCGGAGGCGTTGATCGCGCGGGTTCGGGACTGGCTTGCCATGCCGCCACAGGATGTCGCGGCACGGGCGGCGCTGACCGACGAGTTGCTGGCCGACGCGCGCGCGCTGGAGCCCACCGCCGCGGCGCCGCTCGCGTGGAGCGACGCGCTGCTGCTCAGTCTCGCCGCGCGGCTGGCCGATCTCATCGCGGCGCATCATGCCGTGCGTGATCTGCGCGAGCAGATGCGCTCGCCGAGCCGGCGCGCGGTGAGCCCGGTCGTCGCCGCGGCGCTGGCGCAGACCTCCCGCCGCGCCTTCCACCGTGATCGCCCCGCCGCGTTGCGCGCCGCGCTTGGCACGACCATGACGATTCTGCTCGGTTGCGCCTTCTGGATCGGATCGGGCTGGGCGGACGGCGCCGGCGCGGTGCTGATCTCCGGCGTGGCCTGCGCATTGTTCGGCGCGAGCGACGATCCGCGCCCGATGATCCTGTCTTTCCTGTGGGGCACGATCATCGGTGTCACGCTGGCGGCGATCTACGCCTTCGCGATCATGCCGCGCGTTACCGATTTCGTCACGCTCGTCGTCGTGCTCGCGCCGGTGCTGCTGGTGATCGGCAGCCTGTTGACCCTCCCCCGCGCGGCGCTGATCACGACGGGCACGGTGATGGGGTTCATCAATATCGTCGGACTGAACGATCATTATTCCGCCGATTTCGCCGCCTTCCTCAACGGCGCGCTGGCACAGATCGTCGGCACCGCGTTCGCGGCGGTGACGGTGGGGCTGTTCCAGGTGGTCGGCGCGGATCGCAGCGTGGCGCGGATCATCCGGGCGGGCTGGCGCGAGATCGCGCGGCGCAGCAACTTGCCCGGTCGGTCCGATGTCACCGCCTGGGTCAGCAAGATGCTCGATCGGATCGGGTTGCTCGCGCCGCGGCTGGCGGCGATGGGCGACGATCCGGGCCGCCCGATGCTCGACGCGCTTCAGGATTTGCGCGTCGGGGTGACGGTCGGTCAGTTGCGCGATCTGCGGGTTGACGCGGGCGCCCCGGCGGAGGAGTTGATCACCCCGGTTCTTCGTGGGGTAGGGCGTTATTATGCCGCGCGGCGACTCGATCGGCCGCCGCCCGACGACGCGGCGTTGCTGGAAGGAATCGATCAGGCGATGCAGGCCTTTTCGCATGATGAAGATATTGATGTGCGGCGGCGCGCGGTGCTCGCGCTGACCGGGTTGCGACGTAATCTGTTCCCGATGGCGGCGCCCTATGGCGTCCCGGTGACCGCGTGA
- a CDS encoding DUF1656 domain-containing protein translates to MNGEVNIAGVYMPGLLVLAIVALVITGVLTRMLGMVGAYRLITYRPLVDVALFVIVLGLLVLLFVSDVTLP, encoded by the coding sequence GTGAACGGCGAGGTCAATATCGCCGGCGTCTATATGCCCGGCTTGCTCGTGCTGGCGATCGTCGCGCTGGTCATCACCGGCGTTTTGACGCGCATGCTCGGCATGGTCGGCGCCTATCGCCTCATCACCTATCGCCCGCTCGTCGATGTCGCGCTGTTCGTCATTGTGCTCGGCTTGCTGGTGCTTCTTTTCGTATCGGACGTTACGCTGCCATGA
- a CDS encoding efflux RND transporter periplasmic adaptor subunit, with the protein MNRYLAPIGRIAVTLLLVAVAVLIAIWLWRRYEVDPWTRDGRVRADVVRVTPDVGGLITDVRVRDNQQVNPGDLLFVVDRPRYALALEQANAAIQSARATLGQARREAKRDLALGNLVAAESHEQNVARVATAEATLAQAEAQADAARLNLSRTNIKASVAGTVTNLDLHRGDYVAAGQQAMALVDRDSLRVEAYFEETKLGSIRLGDKAHIKLMGDDRVIAGHVESISAGISDSELTNTGNLLPNVNPTFNWVRLAQRIPVRIKLDRVPADLRLVSGRTATVTILPDTEPKK; encoded by the coding sequence ATGAATCGTTATCTCGCCCCGATTGGCCGTATCGCCGTCACCTTGTTGCTGGTCGCGGTGGCCGTGCTCATCGCGATATGGTTGTGGCGCCGCTACGAGGTCGATCCATGGACGCGTGACGGCCGGGTGCGCGCCGATGTGGTGCGCGTCACGCCCGATGTCGGCGGGCTGATCACCGATGTGCGCGTGCGCGACAATCAGCAGGTAAATCCCGGCGATCTGCTGTTCGTCGTCGATCGACCGCGTTACGCGCTCGCGCTGGAGCAGGCGAATGCCGCGATCCAGTCCGCCCGCGCCACGCTGGGGCAGGCGCGGCGCGAGGCGAAGCGCGATCTCGCGCTCGGCAACCTCGTCGCAGCGGAATCGCATGAGCAGAATGTCGCGCGGGTCGCCACCGCCGAGGCGACGCTCGCCCAGGCCGAGGCGCAGGCTGATGCCGCGCGGCTCAATCTGTCGCGCACCAATATAAAGGCATCCGTCGCGGGCACGGTCACCAATCTCGATCTGCATCGCGGCGATTATGTCGCGGCGGGGCAGCAGGCGATGGCGCTGGTCGATCGCGACAGCCTGCGCGTCGAGGCCTATTTCGAGGAAACCAAGCTCGGCAGCATCCGCCTCGGCGACAAGGCGCATATCAAGCTGATGGGCGATGATCGCGTGATCGCGGGGCATGTCGAAAGCATTTCCGCCGGGATCAGCGACAGCGAATTGACCAATACCGGCAATCTGCTTCCCAATGTGAACCCCACCTTCAACTGGGTCCGCCTCGCGCAGCGCATTCCCGTGCGGATCAAGCTCGATCGCGTGCCCGCCGATCTGCGGCTGGTGTCCGGCCGCACCGCGACGGTGACAATCCTGCCGGATACGGAGCCGAAGAAGTGA